Below is a genomic region from Anoplolepis gracilipes chromosome 1, ASM4749672v1, whole genome shotgun sequence.
tttactaattataaagccgtaattaatttagtattctgtgtgaaaatatttcgcaGACATCTGCATTACCGTTTTAGGGACGTTTATATAATCACTATTCGTTAACAGACAACGCGGAGAGAAACGGCCGCCCGTGGTGCGTTGTATCCCTAATCCTTGGAATGGATTTCAcgatgataattatttcacgCACTTCCGCGGAAGGTTTTCGCTCGACTGGTATACGGGGCcgtatattttgacagttacGACGATCCTTAACGATCGGATTAATTTTTACGGCACCGTAGTGAAATGGAAGTACGCACATGCGCGCCATCGAACCCCTTAGAGTCGTGAAACTTTGAGAGATGCCTTAAAACATCATGCAGCCACCTGGCTTtcgtttcatttttattattcagttATTCCGCAAAGAAATAACTTACCTTCGGCTCGcgttgaattatattaaatctttgatAAAATGGCTTTATTGCAAGATATAATCGCGTTATCGTAATTCGCAAGTCTGTGAGAGAAATTAACGCTCAATTCGGGTGGTACTTGACTGCAGACATTCTCTTATTATTTCGTGCactataaagttttattgctTGGATTATATCGTTAAATACCATCTAATGTTCAAATGTCATCCTgcaactattttattatttgaataaatttattttttagctaagcttgaaaaatttaataattgtgacagtgttgtaatattacaaattaaggCAGAgctctttattaatttacaacaaaatatgtttgaacatattatttaacgcgttattagcaataaaaaaataattaattttttatcccgtatcttttattttataatttttatatattcacagTTATAGCGATACATACGCAACACGATCTTTATGTAACAGGCAAAATTGCCAGCCGTGAGAAAGTTCACATAAGATCGTCTGTGGGAGAGTTGACCAAAAAAATCTTCCCAACAGGTGTTGTCTCGAAGGAAAGTCCAGCGAATCGACTCCCCCGTTAAACCCTCAAACGCAGCGAACCCTTAAGGAACCGCGATTCTAAATCCTCTATTCTCTTTAGAAAATCCAGATTTCGagaaattctatattatacagGGCGGTCGTCAATGGCGCTTTGTTAGGCACAGAGTGACACGCGGCAACCCGAACGGCGCTTTGTTATACTCCGAAaggattttcttttcttcatcaAACCTTGGAGCAGAAGGGGAAAGTCGAGATCTACCTTCTGGTTAACCggttatttgaaaatattgatgcGCGATTGGATCTCGATCGGTCCAAATATTGATCAGCTGTATGTGCTCTCGAAGAAACAAAGATCCTCTAAAAAGATTTCGTCGATACAAAACAGAACCCTTTGAATATTTTGactacatgttttttttatctgtttaaaataatcaaatatataatatataatatatatatatatatagtttataaaattttctgaggtagaaaatatttttgtaagaatataataataattttgaaaagatttatgtaaaaattacttaGCTTTCTATAAAAGatcatgtataaaattttctaatatatacatgtttcaactttaaataactatcatttttttttcactctaGTTCTAAAGACTGACATAGAATTCAGTTGCTCCAACATCCCCGGTACGTTCTCATAAAATGTCCGTTTGATTCATTTCTGACATCGTTGAATTTACAGATGGACAGATGTGGCGCAAGAAGCGTTTTTCCACCAAAAGCACCAAACCGTAAAGAGATCAATTCTTTTACAGTCTTAGGATCCAGAAACCCGTTTCGCCATCTTTCTCCACCTCCGCAATTCCCGCGACGCGTAAGCCCCCAATTTTCGCACAATAGAAAATCTTGAGAAtccttataaaaatttgacgcACAATGGCGTCTTTGTCCGCGCTCTTACCCCATCCGTTCGATTGAAAACGGACGATTTTTTTCCCTGTACGATGCACCGATTCCTCCTGAAACGTCCAAAAATCGGGCAATGCTCGTGAAAAGGTTAAGACCTATTCTTCAAATATCATGGCGCAACCATTgatcaaagttttttttttacacgaaCATAGTCGCACGCAGTTTTCGACGTATGttacaaataaagataaagataaaaactagagtaattcaaatatacgAATCAAACATTTCTTatatcgtaaatatatatatgtttgccattaatttattattaattataatggcTGTAATTAGaaattcttttctaattttttatgcatacgGAATTATATGACGAGGAGAACGATGTAAAGAAATCATGATAGGAAAATAAAGCAAATGATGTGGCAGTAGATGCGACACATTCAAATGCCGACAATATACCTAGACGCAACGATTCAAAGTATCGTTCGGAAGGATCgctaatagaatttataaccGAATAAAAGTACCTCGTAACTTTGACGTTCAAGGAGACTTGTAAAGcacaatttgcaatttttctcttcGTTTTATTATTCCGTGCGTTAGTGTCGAGATGAGAAGATGACGGCGACGATGATCGTATACATTCGCATTAAacagaagagagaaaagacacgcatacacatgtatatgatTGTATACCGGATATACCATTCAAATCGTATAAAGGACgcttttataatgtaatcacGTTGTCATCTGTAAATAATTCTAAGACCAAGTACAATAAAATCTCTCGAATAACATTCTGCACGACTGTTCGAAATTGCGGTGCGATTCTTTTTTCCACAGATTTAAATCGATTCAGCGACCGACGATTGTTAACAAGGCGCAAAACATACAAGAATATGAAACATATCAAAAGCCAAacacagaaataaaaatgcgcggtttttataaatatgcaaaaaaaaacatgtgtcTCTAACTTACAAAAATTCGATTTATGATTTTcacgttattattaattcaaaataacaaGTACTTATATTTAACGCGTTTCTAAAAAACatccttatttttaaatatttgctagAGGTAGAGGTCTTCTCTTAAAACCAGTTCGCACTTATAGCCTCTAAATGCCTTAATATGTCATTGTATTCGTAGGACATAAATGGTACGCCGGACGATTCCTCGCGACGAAAGCTTCACGTGCGTTATAAACTATCCCCTGTGCGACGAATTTGTAACGTTTTATTAGCGGAACGGACAGCAACGATATGGGACCACGATTGAGGAGCTACTTTGTGTGCTACTTTTAATAGGTTCGACTTTGTTCTCGCAAGCCCCCCTCCCTTCTgctttcttctcttctctgtCAGAGACGGTTATTCATTCGACAGAGATTTATGTTTAATGTTCATATACAGGAGGAAAGATACATATAGGGATGTACCATCTTTATGATCGGTTCTGTTACAAAGTTGACTCTTTATGCCGTGTCTCCAGCCACGGCTCACAAAGACAGGGTACAGGAGAGGGACGCGTTTTTAAAGGATCGCCTCTCCAACCACCAGTTTGATATCCGCCGAGTACGCATCGCAGATATCTCACGCGACAGCGATTCTCTCCACGAATGACGAATGATCGATATATGAGTCCCGGTATATAAATATGGCTGGAAAGTTTTGCTCTTCGTGATAAAGTACAATTCGTATCAAGAATTGTACAAGAATTAAAGAGGCGTCTTAAAACACGATGCGTTAATCgaataaaagtacaaaaataattttatagaagaaaaatggTACAGATTTGATTGATTCTGACAAAATtacaaatcaaaataattcttattatttattaatacattattttcttttttttagaaaacacaaaatattattgttacgtaAAGTTTGGAGACTCCacttttgtgaaataaatacacGATATATAGCAACATACAGGTGCAATTATTTCCCGTTCAAAATGGAAACGCACGAGATCGAGTACAGCCGCGACGCACACGTGCGAGATTTCGCGCTTCGTACTCCGTAATTACGCGATCCGGAGAATCCATTAGCAGCGTTAATCCTACAGGTGTGAGAGCGTAAACGGCTGCCGATGTAATCACCGCCGCGCACGGAACGTGGCCCAACGGAATccagaaaaaattaatccgaTCAGATTAGCCGGACCATTGTAATTACGTGCGAAGCGTTAACGCGGCAAGTGCTCCCATGAATGAGCGGtttgctttctctctcgtaaaTCCGTTAAATTGCCGAATTAAATTGAGCCCGAGCGCAAGAAATTATGAACGCCAAACGTTGCTGTTCTTAACTCTTAAACGTTGTAAAGTTCTTTTGCTATCTACATTCGATCTTTTCAatcttaaaacaaattttttgcaatgaaaaataagCTCGGAAATAAGACAGCTGATCGCAATATCAaccttgaaaattttatatcgacCTCGTAAATCGAAAATAGGGATTTTAGCGATCGATTGGCTTTTTATCGTGCAATTGTATCCTGTGCGAGAAAGTCGAGTTAAGAACGGAAAAAATTTGTCCGGTGACTTATTTGGCAGCATTATTTACGGGCCAAAAAGCAGTTTGTCGCGCGTTGGGTGTATGCTCTTGCACGCTCCTTTTTATgtaggtatatataattacagattCTTTATGTTTGCGCGAAGATATCCAGTCAAGACGCGGTTTTCTCTTTTGCAATTTCTGTTCAAATGCTCGCGCAACCGTATTCTACTTTGGACAATATCTGGATTACCGCCATCAGCATCTTTTTCTACCCGCACTTTATCACATCGTTATCCTTTTTGCGCGAGATCGAGTTCCTGTTTTTTGTAGTCTAACTCGGCCCTATCTTCATTTTTACATTCTCTTCGGTGAACTTCAATCGAAGAAAGTATTACGATTCGTGATCAATCCGCCTCATTCCCCTTTTGCTCGTGCAACGAAACCAACCATCGCGATTAGAACACTCGTAAATAATGTTGGACTGATCGCCACAACGCACCGATACGATTATTTTTAGGAACGTGCGCGCTGTACCATCGATTACACCGTCGGAATTGGGCCTAAACGACGCGCCCCGGATATCGCTTCGTTTGCGATAAACGAGAGTCGGTAACGAGAGCAACACGCTTCTCTTAAGGATCTGCGGAACCTATCATCTTCTCGAGCCGCGCCGAGAGAGAGACTCGATCGTGCCACCCGATAATTGATACATACTTAACAAGGGTCGGCGCGAGAGCGTAATTAAGAACGTGCTGGCGAATTTATAGCGGCTCTCTGGGACgtgttattaaatacaaacGATCGTTGCCGCGTACTTGCCGACATGATGATcggaatttttcataagtcatttttacaaaaaattgtaaagaatattacaaagaaatggcatataaatcacatttcaaaatatattcataaaatgaaaaaagcaaACAGTCATGTTAAAAATCCACGCTACTTGATGTACACTGcaaaaaaagtattacaaaGTTATgtgaagaatataaaattacacaaataatagaaatgtatAACAAGTccattgtataattttacactTATATTTCATGTGTACTTTgcttttaagataaatttataaaaaaatcaacaaaacTCTTggttaaattgaaatatttctttaacaatacgttataaatttttaatatataatataataacaagatgcatttaaaaatattactgatTAAATAATCAGCGTCACTAACCGATTCTTTCGACGAGATTTCTGATTTGCTATACAAATAACTATTGACGACTATTAATCACTTTTCATTAATAACACACTGATTGCATTTAAGAtagtaattttacatatttttttacagtttaaaagataagatatattcttctttaaaGTCTTGTACGAAAGAGaccaagaaataaattaaagaatttgacTCACCATTGAACGTAACAATGAGTGGAATCTCACGCGCTGGAACTTGCAGGAACATGCGGGTAATCGATGTGACTCGCTGAATGTCTCCACCGCAAAGAGAGGAATTGACGGACAAGGCGCTATCTCGAAGAGGCTTCTTCGAAGCATGGCGAATCGCTCCGCGGATCAAGTCCGGTCCGCGTTTCATGGCCGAAGCAATAAATTCACGGATACGAATCGATGAGCCGACGAGAAAAATGACTGCGAAAGACACTCTTTTCTCGAGTCGCCATGTATGGAAATACAAGCACGCGAGGCTGTTTCTGTGTTCCTTCTTATTACGCGGAATAGATCCCGCTGATCTACATGCGTATCACTTTACACGGGTCCGCTTCGTGTGAAAAATGACAGTAATCTGAGAAACGATCTGtacaaaacaaaaagattAGACATGAATGTTTGTGAAGCGATCCTTTTCTTTACGAATTTTTGATGCTgcaaatctttatatattttaatggatAAGAATTGAAACCGTAACAACATGAAATCATCGAGAAAAGGTCGAATTTGCTTACCAGTCGATGCAccgcaattatttttcactGGTCGTTTTATTGTTCCGAAAGTTGCCTCGCGTAGACACGAACCGATAGGGAAAACACAGGTAATCGCAattatttaacgcaatatatgATAAGCACCCGACACTTTAGACGATACTTCCGACATTTTATACGGCACTTCCGATACTTTATATACGCGATAATCGCGATTAATTAACTCAATACGATAATCGCCCGTCACTTTATACAACACActtccaaaattttattataaatccgaCGTGTAGGATGGATAAGTAACGCGAGACGCGAGTGACAGTACACTTGCCACATCATGTATCGACGGCGTCATTAAACGTATTATGACGTATTGTTTGTGTTTGGAAAATATCGGCGTCAACTTCACGCACGGACATGGGGCGCTATTGACGGCTAACGTTCGAATTAGATCATGTATTGAAAGGAGCGTCAATTATAGATACGCTTCGAATGTTCTCTCGATGCAAAAACACGAATCACAAGTTACAACTAAtcatgattaatttattaattgacacAATACGATAATTGTCCGTCACTTTATACGACACTCCTGacactttattataaacacGACGCGTAGATAAAGACTGCACGTATCAATCCAGCGTTcagtcaaaattaaaaagagagagatttgaCAATGAgtcttattttctctctctctctctctctctctctctctctctctctctctctctctctctctttctcaaatGTAAGACtatgaaaatgattttacCCTTTTGTTgcgaattaatatttcacttaTCTATTGTCCATCTTCTCGTCTACAAATGTCTATTTTTTATCCAGAAACATATATGTGttgtctaatatataatagtcaCATCAGTAACATATGTTTAACTAACCCTAACGCAAGCTATGTATGTTGTTTTGAATTATCATCAAAATGTAGACAATTGTGGGTAAGTTATATCTGCAAGCTCCgaagataatatttgaaatcttTGTTATCATCAATCAAATTCAGTTTACAAAGATAAATGTTTCATAGTTGAGTAAGCTTGTATAGATGTCGCAAATTGTCGTTAAaaagtgtatatgtatataacctCTCATTTATTTGTATCATTGGTCATTGGCATATGGTCATATGCCAATTGAAAGAAAGTGATTTGAGTAAGAATtgagaaaattgcaaattaaagaTTATGGAGAAACATATAAAGCTACTATTGGAAGAAAATGGCAATTCACAGTTGCTGGGTATACTGGTTGCTGTGTTTGCtgttattataacattagGTAATTACATGTTTATCAGGTTGCCATAATACTATTACattcagtatatatttttttaagttacgttaaatatttaaacataatagttttataaatttttattatgcttataaaatatctttggaGTTACCACAACTTTTTCTAATTCatgacagtttttttttttgtttatttaaacaaagtatacttatatactttGTTTTAAGAAtagtgttaattaaattaatatagaaaaacatattctgtgtttatctttatctaaactatttttctgcatttaattaaagtatgatATCtcaattaacatataatttttacagttttgttTGCACTCTGGCGCAAAAGAAGAGCTGCAGGTTATAATGTTCTTTTAACAGGTCTCAGTGACAGTGGAAAAACATTGATCTATGTGAGATTATTATGTTCTAAATTTATCAAGACATATACATCTGTTAAAGAAAATGTAGGAgatattgcaattaataatgtaagtTTTAAGTACATTCTGTCAAATATTAagtctataaattatatatttattataattattcttataaaagtatttgttTTAGAGTTCTCTGAAAATAGTGGATATTCCTGGAGATGAACGATTGCGCagcaaatattttgacaagtACAAATCGTCTGCCAGAGGTCTAGTTTACATTATTGATTCAGTGACTATTCAGAAGGAGATTAGAGATGTGGCTGAGTAAGTATAAATTGGATAAAATtgactaaattattaattagacacttcttatttgaaataataaaaatattaatgtctaaataattcatatttttgctttctttCAGATATTTGTATAATGTTTTATCAGATTCTAATATACAAAAAGTTCCCATccttatattatgtaataaacagGATCAAACTATGGCCAAGGGATGCATGGTGATAAGAACATTATTAGAAAAGGAAATTAATCTGCTACGAATGACAAAGATTAGTCAATTAGAAGCTACGGATGCGTCTTCCTCTAATGTCTTTCTTGGGAAGCAAGGGAAAGATTTTGAATTTTCTCATTTAGATTCGCACATTGATTTTGCAGAATCATAcgcatttaataaagattctcAATCATCGGCAGATATCAAGGAACTTAACAAGTGGTTACATAAGATTGCATGATAATGTACaccagattttttaaaatataaattattcgtttgtaaataatttttattttatttgtaagcttttt
It encodes:
- the Srprbeta gene encoding signal recognition particle receptor subunit beta, with protein sequence MEKHIKLLLEENGNSQLLGILVAVFAVIITLVLFALWRKRRAAGYNVLLTGLSDSGKTLIYVRLLCSKFIKTYTSVKENVGDIAINNSSLKIVDIPGDERLRSKYFDKYKSSARGLVYIIDSVTIQKEIRDVAEYLYNVLSDSNIQKVPILILCNKQDQTMAKGCMVIRTLLEKEINLLRMTKISQLEATDASSSNVFLGKQGKDFEFSHLDSHIDFAESYAFNKDSQSSADIKELNKWLHKIA